The Trueperaceae bacterium genomic sequence CTTGGCGCCATGCGGGGGTCGTACGCCTCGGTGAGGCCGTCACCGAAGAGGTTGAAGCCCAACACGGCGAGCGTGATGCCCACGCCGGGGAACACGCTCATCCACCAGGCGCGGCGGATGAACGTCTGGGCGCTGTTGAGCATGCCGCCCCAGCTCGTGAGGTTCGGGTCGCCGAGGCCGAAGAAGCCGAGGCTGGCCTCGAGCAGGATGGCCTGCGCCACGTCCAGCGAGGCGACGACGAGCACGGGGCCCATCACGTTGGGGAGGATCTGCAGGAACATCAGCCTGGCGTTGCGCATGCCGAGGGCGCGGCCGGCGTCGACGTAGGGCAGGGTCTTGTGGCTCAGGTACTGGCTGCGCACCAACCGCGCCGTCTGCGGCCAGCTCAGGAGGCCGATGACGAGGATGAGGTTGACGAGCCCGGAACCGAAGAACGCCACGACGATGAGCGCCAGGACGAAGCGGGGGATGACCTGGAAGAACTCGGTGACGCGCATGAGGAGCTCGTCGAACCAGCCGCCGAAGTAGCCGGCCAGCGCGCCGACGACCACGCCGATCAGGGTGGCGGTCGCCGCGGCGGCCAGACCCACGATCAGGGAGACCCGCGAGCCCCATATCACCTGACTGAGCACGTCGCGGCCCAGGTTGTCGGTGCCGAGGATGTGCGGGCCACCGAAGGGCGTGGCGAAGGCGGCGCGCGACGTCGCGTGCGGGTCGAAGGGCGCCAGGGCGGGCGCCAGCACGGCGACGACGGCCAGCAACGCCACGACCGTCAGCCCGAACACGCCGGAGCTGCTGCGCCTGAAGCGGCGCCACGCGGCCGAGGCGTTCGACCGCTCGCGCCGCGCGCCGGGCGCCGCCACGGCGACGTCAGCGCCGCCCTCGGCCGCCATCAGTACCTCACCCGCGGGTCGAGCACGGCGTAGAGGGCGTCGGTGATCAGGTTGACGAGGATGACCGTCACGGACACGAACAGGAGTATGCCGAGCAGGACGGGGTAGTCGCGCGTGTAGATGGAGTCGTACATGAGGCGGCCGATGCCGGGCCAACCGAACACGGTCTCGACCAGCGCGGAGCCCGCCACGATGAAGGCGAAGTTGTAGCCGATGACGGTCACGACCGGCAGGGCGGCCGCGCGCAGCGCGTGGCGCCACAGGACCGCGTTCTCCGACAGGCCGCGGCCGCGGGCCGCCGTGATGTACTGCGCGCTCATGACCTCGAGCAGCGACGCGCGCGTGAGGCGTGTCGTGATCGCCATGTACCGGAACGACAGCGCAGCCATGGGCAGCAGCATGTGCCTGAAGGAGTCCAGGGCGGCGGCGAAGCCGACGTACTCGACCCTCACGCTGCGGAACCCGCCCGCCGGCAGCCAGCCCAGCCAGACCGCGAACACCAGTATCAGCAGCTGACCGAGCCAGAACTCCGGGACGGCGTAACCGACCAGCGCGAAGCCGGTGGCCCCCCGATCGGTGAGGGAGCCGGGCCGACGCGCCGACAGCACGCCGAGCAAGAGCCCCACGGCGGTGGCGACCACCACGGTGCTGAGCATCAGGACGAGCGTGCGACCCAGGCGTTGCAGTAGCAGGGTCGTGACGCTCTGCCGGTTCGCGAAGGAGAAGCCGAGGTCGCCCCGCGCGACGTTGGCGACGTAGAGGATGAGCCGCTCAGGGATGCTGCGGTCCAGCCCGAAGTCGTGCCGGACGCGCTCGACGTACTCGGGGGGCGCGGGGTACTCGCCGATGAGGGAGGTGACGGGGTCGCCGGGCGCGAGCGCGATCAGCACGAAGTTGACCACCACGACGCCGAGGACGAGGGGGACGGCGTTGATCACGCGCCGCAGCGCGTAGATCGCCAGACCGCCCCCGTTGCCCTCGGACGCCATCCGCCCTCAGCTCCGCCCGGCCCTTACGGCTTGGCGAACCAGAGGTACTCGAGCCCGTCGCGCTGGTCGAGCAGGGTGCGCATGCCGCGCAGGTTGCCGGCCGCCGCCTCCGACGCCAGCTCGTCGAAGAGCACCATCACCGGCACGTCGTGGGCGAGCACCTCGTCGGCCCGGTCGTAGTACGCCTTGCGGGCGTCCTGGTCGGCGAGGCCGCCGGCCTCCTCGAGCCACTCGTCCACCTGGGCGTTCGAGTAGCCGGACGCGTTCACGAACGGCGTGCCGGGCGCCGCGCTGCGGTAGATGCGGTGGTAGCCGATGGCGGGGTCGCCGCCGGAGGTGAACGACTGCATGGTGATGTCGTAGTCGCCGCCGTAGACCCGTTCGACCATCACGGCGCGCTCGGCGGGCTGCAGCTCGACCTCGATGCCGACGCGGCGCAGCTGGTCCCTGATGATGTTGCCGGCGGCGGCGAAGGCGCCGCGGGCCGAGTCGTAGACGAAACGCAGCTTCAGGCCGGTGACGCCCGCCTCGGCGAGGAGGGCCTTGGCCTTGTCGGGGTCGTACGGGTAGAGGGTGCGGTAGTCGGTGGCGGCGGAGTAAGCGTAGGCGAAGCCGGCGCCGAACGGTCCCGAGCCCGCCTGGCCGAGGCCGCCCTGCGCCTGCTCGACGATCTGCTCGCGGTCGATGGCGTACATGAGCGCCTGGCGCACGCGCACGTCGTCGAGCCCGGGGGTGTTGGTGTTGATGAACATGAAGTAGAGGGCGGGGATGGTGATGCCCGTCCAGGTCTGGAGGTTGGGGTCGGCGGCGAGGCGCGGCAGGTCGACCGGGGGCATGTAGAAGCCCCACAGCAGGTCGGCCTCGCCCACCTCGAGGGCCGTTGAGCGCCCGACGTCCTGCGGCACCACCCGGAAGATGACGCGGTCGAGGAGGGCGGGCTCGAGGTAGTAGTCGTCGTTGCGGACGACCTCGATGCGCTCGCCGCGCACCCAGGTGCCGAACTTGAACGGCCCGCTGCCGATGGGCGCGTCGTTGGCCGGGTTGGTGAGCGGGTCGGTCCCCTCGAAGAGGTGCTTGGGCAGCACGGCCGCGTCGAAGGCCGTGAGGAGGCTGAGAAGCGGCGCGTACGGCTCCTTGAGCGTGATGACGACGGTGCCGGCGTCCGGCGCGGTGATGGAGGCGATCCGGTCGAAGGCGGTCTTGAAGCGGCCGTGGTTGGGCGCCTCCACCTCGAGCATCGAGTAGACGACGTCGGCGCTCGTCACGGGGGTGCCGTCGTGGAAGTTGGCGGCGCGCAGCGTGAACGTGTAGGTCAGGTTGTCGTCCGACACCGTCCAGCCGCTCGCCAGGTCGCCCTCCGGGCGCCCGTCGGCGGCCAGCCGCACGAGCCCGCTATAGACGTTCACCCCGACCGCGCCCACGGGGTAGCTGGTGCTGATGCCCGGGTTGAGGTGCTCCGGGTCGGAGCCGA encodes the following:
- a CDS encoding ABC transporter permease yields the protein MAAEGGADVAVAAPGARRERSNASAAWRRFRRSSSGVFGLTVVALLAVVAVLAPALAPFDPHATSRAAFATPFGGPHILGTDNLGRDVLSQVIWGSRVSLIVGLAAAATATLIGVVVGALAGYFGGWFDELLMRVTEFFQVIPRFVLALIVVAFFGSGLVNLILVIGLLSWPQTARLVRSQYLSHKTLPYVDAGRALGMRNARLMFLQILPNVMGPVLVVASLDVAQAILLEASLGFFGLGDPNLTSWGGMLNSAQTFIRRAWWMSVFPGVGITLAVLGFNLFGDGLTEAYDPRMAPR
- a CDS encoding ABC transporter permease: MASEGNGGGLAIYALRRVINAVPLVLGVVVVNFVLIALAPGDPVTSLIGEYPAPPEYVERVRHDFGLDRSIPERLILYVANVARGDLGFSFANRQSVTTLLLQRLGRTLVLMLSTVVVATAVGLLLGVLSARRPGSLTDRGATGFALVGYAVPEFWLGQLLILVFAVWLGWLPAGGFRSVRVEYVGFAAALDSFRHMLLPMAALSFRYMAITTRLTRASLLEVMSAQYITAARGRGLSENAVLWRHALRAAALPVVTVIGYNFAFIVAGSALVETVFGWPGIGRLMYDSIYTRDYPVLLGILLFVSVTVILVNLITDALYAVLDPRVRY